From a region of the Brachionichthys hirsutus isolate HB-005 chromosome 9, CSIRO-AGI_Bhir_v1, whole genome shotgun sequence genome:
- the tubgcp5 gene encoding gamma-tubulin complex component 5, translated as MAHCSTFERDTEREAKKLVRCISGVEDEDDQNFQMALKFAWTNFRFHRFLDVDSHKIQRNINGIHDKLMIHSDLNKAESWKRLTEEFLNAPLPNTDGTKTDAHYSLLSLLLHLSKSPSNADFTERPRVKEDEEGENFDWPRYLMEDEEIYAGPYPDTPEWSEEESEEDDSQQPISREDSGIQLDRTPQEDQDNNNKMVPVKWSVGEPDARAWLEQHVVTPYWVAHAPRFPHSLHLHSNLLNVWDQHLYNTDPLYVPEEKAFVTETQVIRETLWLLCGVKKHFIFQHHDGKVLVRNNVVVTHLTSNCLRSVLEHVAVYGQAVCRLQRFIDEVTGYSSEACPPGSGSSYSSKKGSEPPFRTYQAFVWALNKYFTGFKEELTTIERELICNDETVTLSAVLERLNPHLAQIKVLHKVFCTGVAEVPSETPNVVRASHLLNTLYKAIIEYDSVGEASEQAVALLFSLWTETVRPYLEIVDEWIVHGHLFDPAKEFIIQRNKDVPVNHRDFWYATYTLYSVSETVESEEKLNDAASGSSGGDQGSSSRQLTMVSFLKPVLKQIIMAGKSMQLLRNLDCKEAEQSGGSSKDAERKSLYTLFLESVQSRLCSQEESPTDAVTEQQATKRSLIKMQSIIAQHLEIDNVHDPLLAINFARLYLEQSDFHERFSGGDFIVDRSSQSVTCQTFELTLRSCLYPHIERRYIECCGNLMKTLKKDYKLLEYLQAMRNYFLLEAGDTMYDFYTAIFDKVQEKESWQQLSFLNVQLQEAVGQRHPEDSSRLSVLLEAIDPARKKHPVNNLEVLTLSYKVPWPVDIVISSECQKIYNQVFLLLLQIKWAKYSLDTLRFSDFTDVTKKLEGAVSAEVKAKEPLNQQIHRMCLLRVKLMHFVNSLHNYITTRILHSTGLEFQHQVQEAKDLDQLIKIHYRYLATIHDRCLLREKVSFVKEAIMKVLNLVLIFSDRWQPGFGVWKIEAIDKMESDFKNCHMFLVTILNKAVCRGSFPHLESLALSLMAGFEQC; from the exons ATGGCACACTGCAGCACCTTCGAAAGGGACACAGAGAGGGAAGCGAAGAAGTTGGTAAGATGCATCAGCGGAgtcgaggacgaggacgaccAGAACTTCCAGATGGCCTTAAAATTCGCTTGGACAAATTTCAG GTTTCATCGTTTCTTGGACGTGGACAGCCATAAAATCCAACGCAATATAAATGG AATCCATGACAAACTCATGATCCACTCAGACTTGAATAAAGCGGAAAGCTGGAAGAGGTTGACTGAAGAGTTCCTAAACGCACCTTTACCAAATACAGATGGAACAAAG ACTGATGCGCACTACAGCCTACTATCACTGCTGCTCCACTTATCGAAGTCGCCGTCAAACGCAGACTTTACTGAGCGACCCAGGGTGAAGGAGGATG AAGAAGGGGAGAACTTTGACTGGCCTAGATATCTGATGGAGGATGAGGAAATTTACGCTGGACCATACCCAGATACCCCT gagtgGTCTGAAGAGGAGAGTGAGGAGGATGAcagccagcagccaatcagcagagaAGACTCTGGGATCCAGTTGGACAGAACGCCTCAGGAAGACCAGGACAACAATAACAAGATGGTCCCGGTTAAATGGAGTG tGGGTGAGCCTGACGCCCGGGCTTGGCTTGAACAGCATGTGGTGACTCCCTACTGGGTGGCTCACGCCCCTCGCTTCCCACACAGCTTACATTTACACTCCAACTTGCTCAACGTGTG GGATCAGCACTTGTATAACACAGATCCATTGtatgtgccagaagaaaaggcgTTTGTCACAGAGACACAAGTAATCCGGGAAACCTTATG GCTTCTCTGTGGGGTTAAGAAACACTTCATATTCCAACACCATGATGGAAAAGTGTTGGTGCGGAACAACGTGGTTGTAACTCACCTGACCAGT AACTGTCTGCGCTCCGTGCTGGAGCATGTCGCTGTGTACGGCCAGGCGGTGTGCAGGCTGCAGAGGTTCATAGACGAGGTGACGGGGTACAGCTCGGAGGCTTGCCCACCGGGCTCCGGTTCCTCCTACAGCTCCAAGAAGGGCTCTGAACCTCCCTTCAGGACCTACCAGGCCTTTGTGTGGGCACTCAACAAATACTTCACTGGCTTCAAAGAAGAGCTGACGACAATTGAGAGGGAGCTCATATGTAATG ATGAGACGGTTACCCTGTCTGCAGTTCTGGAGCGACTCAACCCTCACCTGGCACAGATCAAGGTGCTGCACAAAGTATTCTGCACGGGGGTCGCCGAAGTTCCCAGTGAGACCCCGAATGTCGTGCGTGCTTCCCACTTACTCAACACTCTGTACAAAGCTATTATCGAGTACGACAGCGTCGGAGAAGCGTCAGAGCAAGCG GTGGCTCTGTTGTTCTCTCTGTGGACTGAGACAGTCAGACCTTATCTGGAGATTGTGGATGAATGGATTGTTCACGGCCACCTGTTTGACCCCGCCAAGGAGTTCATCATCCAGAG GAACAAGGATGTTCCGGTGAACCACAGGGACTTCTGGTACGCCACCTACACACTGTACAGTGTGTCTGAGACGGTGGAGAGCGAGGAGAAGCTAAACGACGCAGCCAGCGGCAGCTCCGGAGGGGACCAGGGCTCAAGCAGCAGGCAGCTCACCATGGTGTCCTTCCTCAAACCCGTGCTGAAGCAGATCATCATGGCCGGGAAGTCGATGCAGCTGCTCAGAAACCTGGACTGCAAAGAGGCCGAGCAGTCGGGGGGATCCTCCAAGG atgcagagaggaagagctTGTACACGCTATTTCTGGAGTCGGTGCAGTCGCGCCTCTGCAGCCAAGAGGAGTCGCCCACGGACGCGGTAACCGAGCAGCAGGCCACTAAGAGGAGCCTCATTAAGATGCAGTCCATCATCGCACAGCACCTGGAGATCGACAACGTCCATGATCCGCTGTTGGCCATTAACTTTGCCAG GCTCTACTTGGAGCAGAGCGACTTCCATGAGCGTTTCTCTGGAGGTGATTTCATCGTGGATCGCTCGTCTCAGTCCGTCACCTGCCAAACGTTTGAGCTCACTCTGCGCTCCTGTCTCTACCCCCACATCGAGAGGAGGTACATCGAATGCTGCGGGAACCTGATGAAGACTCTGAAGAAGGACTACAA GCTGCTGGAATACCTCCAGGCTATGAGGAACTACTTCCTGCTGGAAGCTGGAGACACCATGTATGATTTTTACACGGCCATCTTTGACAAGGTGCAGGAGAAGGAGAGCTGGCAGCAGCTGTCTTTTCTCAATGTTCAGCTGCAGGAGGCAGTTGGACAGCGCCACCCTGAGGATAGCAGCAG GCTGTCTGTCCTTTTGGAGGCGATCGACCCAGCCAGGAAAAAACATCCTGTCAACAATCTTGAGGTGCTTACCCTGAGTTATAAG GTCCCCTGGCCGGTTGACATCGTGATCAGCTCTGAGTGTCAGAAGATCTACAATCAAGtgtttctcctgctgctgcagatcaAATGGGCCAAGTACAGTTTAGACACACTTCGATTCAGCG ATTTCACAGATGTCACGAAGAAACTGGAGGGGGCTGTCTCGGCAGAAGTCAAGGCCAAAGAGCCTCTAAACCAGCAGATTCACAGAATGTGTCTGCTGAGGGTCAAACTGATGCACTTTGTCAACAGTCTGCACAACTACATCACAACCAGG ATTCTACACAGCACAGGGCTAGAGTTTCAGCACCAAGTACAGGAAGCAAAGGACCTGGACCAGCTGATCAAGATCCATTACAGATATCTGGCAACGATTCATGATCGTTGCCTCCTGAGGGAGAAG GTCAGTTTTGTCAAAGAGGCGATAATGAAGGTTCTGAATCTGGTCCTCATCTTCTCTGACCGATGGCAACCTGGATTTGGGGTCTGGAA GATTGAGGCCATCGATAAAATGGAATCAGACTTCAAAAACTGCCACATGTTCCTTGTAACGATACTCAATAAGGCTGTGTGCCGCGGCTCATTCCCCCACC TGGAGTCTCTGGCCCTCTCTCTGATGGCAGGCTTTGAGCAGTGCTGA